The Streptomyces luteogriseus genome includes a window with the following:
- a CDS encoding LysE/ArgO family amino acid transporter: protein MTSTFTAGAAGFGTGLSLIVAIGAQNAFVLRQGIRRQAVLAVVAICALSDAALIALGVGGVGAVVVKWPGALTVVGWIGGAFLLVYGALAARRVLRPGGDALRTEGEAAGSVRRAVLTCLAMTWLNPHVYLDTVFLLGSVAADHGELRWTFGLGAVLASLCWFTALGFGARMLGRFLAKPAAWRVLDGLVAATMIVLGAVLVIGS from the coding sequence ATGACCAGCACTTTCACCGCCGGCGCCGCCGGTTTCGGCACCGGACTGTCCCTCATCGTCGCCATCGGCGCCCAGAACGCCTTCGTCCTGCGCCAGGGGATCCGCCGCCAGGCCGTCCTCGCCGTGGTCGCCATCTGCGCCCTGTCGGACGCGGCGCTGATCGCGCTCGGGGTGGGCGGGGTCGGCGCGGTGGTGGTGAAGTGGCCGGGAGCCCTGACCGTGGTCGGCTGGATCGGCGGCGCGTTCCTGCTGGTCTACGGTGCGCTGGCCGCCCGCCGGGTGCTGCGGCCCGGCGGCGACGCACTGCGCACCGAGGGGGAGGCGGCCGGATCGGTACGCCGGGCCGTACTCACCTGTCTGGCGATGACCTGGCTCAACCCGCACGTCTACCTCGACACCGTGTTCCTGCTGGGCTCCGTGGCCGCCGACCACGGTGAACTGCGCTGGACCTTCGGCCTCGGCGCGGTGCTGGCCAGCCTGTGCTGGTTCACCGCCCTCGGGTTCGGCGCCCGGATGCTCGGCCGCTTCCTGGCCAAGCCGGCCGCCTGGCGCGTCCTCGACGGACTGGTCGCCGCCACGATGATCGTGCTCGGCGCCGTGCTCGTCATCGGAAGCTGA
- a CDS encoding ANTAR domain-containing protein, producing the protein MSTTRRPVADEGELERLRAELRDLRARARVRPLISQAQGIVQERYALPDGESAFALMQRASQRYNVKLRTLAGVLVTAPRPDGTGRLWFPERVRGPEPDLTFTRAHRSGSGSRGAVLKAVLRSTLAVVGTDMGNVQLADPARGGLRIEQHTGLTDDFVDFFAHVGEDGTSCAQAARDLAQVTVHDVESAPVFTEPARQAILAAGSRACHSVPLTTASGLCVGMVSAHLDRPLDGLTTTQTKVLDTIGGQAGRWLAWHDDTVVLDALEHLHALGSAGRGSRFRRS; encoded by the coding sequence ATGTCCACAACCCGCCGGCCAGTGGCCGACGAGGGCGAGCTGGAGCGCCTGCGTGCCGAGCTGCGTGACCTGCGGGCCCGGGCTCGGGTCCGCCCGCTGATCTCGCAGGCGCAGGGCATCGTGCAGGAGCGCTATGCGCTGCCCGACGGGGAGAGCGCCTTCGCGCTGATGCAGCGGGCGTCACAGCGCTACAACGTCAAGCTGCGCACGCTGGCCGGTGTGCTGGTGACCGCGCCGCGCCCGGACGGGACGGGGAGGCTGTGGTTCCCGGAACGCGTCCGCGGGCCGGAACCCGACCTGACCTTCACCCGGGCGCACCGCTCCGGGTCCGGCAGCCGCGGTGCCGTCCTGAAGGCCGTGCTGCGTTCCACCCTGGCGGTGGTCGGTACCGACATGGGCAATGTGCAGCTCGCCGACCCGGCCCGGGGAGGGCTGCGCATCGAGCAGCACACCGGCCTCACGGACGACTTCGTCGACTTCTTCGCCCACGTCGGCGAGGACGGCACGTCCTGCGCCCAGGCGGCCCGGGACCTCGCCCAGGTCACCGTGCACGACGTGGAGAGTGCTCCGGTGTTCACCGAACCGGCCCGGCAGGCCATCCTCGCGGCGGGCAGCAGGGCATGCCACAGCGTCCCCCTGACGACCGCGTCCGGACTGTGCGTCGGCATGGTGTCGGCCCACCTGGACCGGCCCCTCGACGGACTGACGACGACCCAGACGAAGGTCCTCGACACCATCGGCGGCCAGGCGGGCCGCTGGCTCGCCTGGCACGACGACACCGTGGTCCTGGACGCGCTGGAACATCTGCACGCCCTCGGCAGCGCCGGCCGCGGATCGCGGTTCCGGCGGTCCTGA
- a CDS encoding SigB/SigF/SigG family RNA polymerase sigma factor, giving the protein MLIETPTHRPGTPETTTTASRRRHDDAPDTAALFARMAELEEGPDREAVRDELVTLWLPMAHRIAGRFRDRGESIEDLRQVAALGLVKAIDRFDPSRGAFESYAVPTITGEVKRHFRDRMWALRVPRRVQELRNKVRVARRELTQNPGSPEPSVADLATHTGLTEEEVNAGLEALDSFSTLSLDAELSADDDGYSLADTLGAADSSYDIVVDRESAKEGLRRLPERERAILYMRFFEDMTQSRIADHLGISQMHVSRLISRSCARVRDEVLGQRTGNRGSGPSTTA; this is encoded by the coding sequence ATGCTCATCGAAACGCCCACCCATCGTCCCGGCACGCCCGAAACGACGACCACCGCCTCACGGCGGCGTCACGACGACGCCCCCGACACAGCCGCCCTCTTCGCCCGAATGGCCGAACTGGAAGAGGGCCCCGATCGGGAGGCCGTCCGCGACGAACTGGTCACGCTGTGGCTGCCCATGGCTCACCGGATCGCCGGCCGCTTCCGCGACCGCGGGGAGTCGATCGAGGATCTCCGTCAGGTCGCCGCGCTGGGCCTGGTCAAGGCCATCGACCGGTTCGACCCGAGCCGGGGTGCCTTCGAGAGTTACGCCGTCCCCACCATCACCGGTGAGGTCAAGCGGCACTTCCGGGACCGCATGTGGGCCCTGCGGGTCCCCCGCCGTGTGCAGGAACTGCGCAACAAGGTGCGGGTGGCACGCCGCGAACTCACCCAGAACCCGGGCAGCCCCGAGCCCTCGGTGGCGGACCTCGCCACCCACACCGGCCTGACCGAGGAAGAGGTCAACGCCGGGCTCGAGGCGCTGGACAGCTTCAGCACCCTGTCGCTGGACGCCGAGCTCTCGGCCGACGACGACGGCTACAGCCTCGCGGACACCCTCGGCGCGGCCGACTCCTCCTACGACATCGTCGTGGACCGCGAGTCCGCCAAGGAAGGACTGCGCCGCCTGCCGGAGCGCGAACGGGCCATCCTCTACATGCGCTTCTTCGAGGACATGACCCAGAGCCGCATCGCCGACCACCTCGGCATCTCCCAGATGCACGTCTCCCGCCTCATCAGCCGCAGCTGCGCCCGGGTGCGCGACGAGGTCCTGGGGCAGCGGACGGGCAACCGGGGCAGCGGCCCCTCCACGACGGCCTGA
- a CDS encoding ATP-binding protein — protein sequence MCDEHMIESVLGPPGAHRTRPSKPAEARRAVERAVAERCRATHTPCDTDALSDALLVVSELTTNAILHGGGVTDFQVDVDGPGVRLSVSDRSDALPVTMPRTDPHGRLRHGGHGWPIVCRLSRDVRVSDLPAGGKCITAVVPLS from the coding sequence ATGTGCGACGAGCACATGATCGAATCCGTACTCGGGCCGCCCGGAGCCCACCGCACCCGGCCCAGCAAACCCGCCGAGGCGCGCCGAGCGGTGGAGCGAGCCGTGGCCGAACGCTGCCGGGCCACCCATACCCCGTGCGACACGGACGCCCTGTCCGACGCTCTGCTCGTCGTCTCGGAACTGACGACCAACGCGATTCTGCACGGTGGCGGTGTGACCGACTTCCAGGTGGACGTCGACGGCCCCGGTGTACGCCTCTCGGTGAGCGACCGCAGTGACGCACTGCCCGTGACCATGCCCCGCACCGATCCTCACGGACGGCTGCGGCACGGCGGCCACGGCTGGCCCATCGTCTGCCGGCTCTCCCGCGACGTGCGGGTGTCGGATCTGCCTGCCGGGGGCAAGTGCATCACTGCCGTCGTGCCCCTGTCCTGA
- a CDS encoding MFS transporter, translating into MDTSESTTEEREPDPRAPRRRWAMDTRPLRRPAYRRLWGSTIVTAVGSQLTAVAVPKQIYDITGSSAWVGAASLAGLVPLIVFALWGGAIADTMDRRKLLLITNSGIAVTSVLFWLQAFVGLESVGALMLLLAVQQAFWGLNAPARNASIARLVPEDELPAAGALGSTVMQTGQVAGPLLAGALIPVIGLPELYLIDALALCVTVWAVHRLPALPPLAGTAVRRAGVKEIAAGFRYISGHTVLLLSFLADIIAMVLGMPRALFPQLASQTYAPYGEGLALGLLFAAIPVGAVLGGLFSGTFSRARRHGWMVIGAVVAWGVAITGFGLSRSPWVAVAFLALAGVADMVSMVFRGAILLSAATDEMRGRMQGVFTVVVAGGPRLADVLHGTAGSAFGPRAAVAGGGLLVVAVMLVLAAAVPALRRYRV; encoded by the coding sequence GTGGACACGAGCGAGAGCACGACCGAAGAGCGGGAACCCGATCCGCGGGCACCCCGGCGGCGCTGGGCCATGGACACCCGGCCCCTGCGCCGCCCCGCCTACCGGCGGCTGTGGGGCTCGACCATCGTCACGGCCGTCGGCAGCCAGCTCACCGCCGTCGCCGTCCCCAAGCAGATCTACGACATCACCGGCTCCTCGGCGTGGGTCGGCGCCGCGAGCCTGGCCGGGCTCGTGCCCCTGATCGTGTTCGCGCTGTGGGGTGGGGCGATCGCCGACACCATGGACCGGCGCAAGCTGCTGCTGATCACCAACAGCGGCATCGCCGTCACCTCGGTGCTGTTCTGGCTCCAGGCCTTCGTGGGCCTGGAGTCGGTGGGCGCGCTCATGCTGCTGCTCGCCGTGCAGCAGGCCTTCTGGGGCCTCAACGCACCGGCCCGCAACGCCTCCATCGCCCGGCTGGTCCCCGAGGACGAACTGCCTGCCGCGGGCGCCCTCGGCTCGACCGTGATGCAGACCGGGCAGGTGGCGGGCCCCCTGCTCGCCGGCGCCCTCATCCCCGTCATCGGGCTGCCCGAGCTGTACCTGATCGACGCCCTGGCCCTGTGCGTGACGGTGTGGGCGGTCCACCGGCTGCCCGCGCTGCCGCCCCTGGCCGGTACGGCGGTGCGGCGCGCGGGCGTGAAGGAGATCGCCGCCGGCTTCCGCTACATCTCCGGGCACACCGTGCTGCTGCTGTCGTTCCTCGCCGACATCATCGCCATGGTCCTCGGCATGCCCCGTGCCCTGTTCCCGCAGCTCGCCTCCCAGACCTACGCCCCGTACGGCGAAGGGCTCGCGCTGGGCCTGCTGTTCGCGGCGATCCCCGTCGGCGCCGTGCTGGGCGGGCTGTTCTCCGGGACCTTCTCCCGCGCCCGGCGGCACGGCTGGATGGTCATCGGGGCGGTGGTCGCCTGGGGTGTGGCCATCACGGGCTTCGGGCTGAGCCGCAGCCCCTGGGTCGCGGTGGCGTTCCTCGCCCTCGCCGGGGTGGCCGACATGGTCTCCATGGTCTTCCGCGGGGCGATCCTGCTGTCCGCCGCCACCGACGAGATGCGCGGGCGGATGCAGGGGGTGTTCACCGTCGTCGTGGCGGGCGGCCCGCGTCTCGCCGACGTGCTGCACGGCACCGCGGGATCCGCCTTCGGCCCCCGCGCCGCCGTCGCGGGCGGCGGGCTGCTGGTCGTCGCGGTGATGCTGGTGCTGGCCGCCGCCGTACCGGCGCTGCGGCGCTACCGCGTCTGA
- a CDS encoding DUF5133 domain-containing protein: MLRPHPAVLRRLVDEYEALTGAEGARGPGELDARARDLAYTLCVSTGTRDVQRALDAARQWLAAAPAPVPEPAAPAGGQRIPTPEPA; this comes from the coding sequence ATGCTGAGGCCCCACCCCGCCGTGCTGCGCCGACTCGTCGACGAGTACGAGGCCCTGACGGGCGCCGAGGGCGCCCGCGGACCGGGGGAGCTGGATGCCAGGGCGCGTGACCTGGCGTACACGCTGTGCGTGTCGACCGGCACCCGCGATGTCCAGCGCGCCCTGGACGCTGCCCGCCAGTGGCTCGCCGCCGCACCCGCGCCGGTCCCCGAGCCCGCTGCGCCGGCGGGCGGACAGCGCATTCCCACCCCGGAGCCCGCCTGA
- a CDS encoding LysR family transcriptional regulator ArgP produces the protein MMTDLPLDQVRTLLAVVDEGTFDAAAAALHVTPSAISQRVKALEQRTGRVLLLRTKPVRPTESGEVLVRLARQVARLEHDAYAELGLADTGEPVRVSVAVNADSLATWFLPVLARVPQEPRLCFELRREDEDHTAALLREGVVMAAVTSSPDPVPGCSVRPLGRMRYLPVAAPDFAAHHRGGPLAQVLTEVPVVVFDRRDDFQDGFVRGLTRGRSGASALRHYVPTSEGFVEAVAAGLGWGLVPEPQADPLLRAGRLVGIAPGRTVDVPLYWQQWKLDSPALAQVAETVTATAAETLRA, from the coding sequence ATGATGACCGATCTCCCGCTGGACCAGGTGCGGACCCTGCTCGCCGTCGTGGACGAGGGGACGTTCGACGCGGCGGCGGCCGCACTGCATGTGACGCCGTCGGCGATCAGCCAGCGGGTGAAGGCGCTGGAGCAGCGCACGGGCCGGGTCCTGCTGCTGCGGACCAAGCCGGTGCGGCCGACCGAGTCGGGTGAGGTGCTGGTCCGGCTCGCCCGCCAGGTGGCGCGCCTGGAGCACGACGCCTACGCGGAGCTGGGACTGGCCGACACCGGGGAGCCGGTCCGGGTGTCGGTCGCGGTCAACGCCGACTCGCTGGCCACCTGGTTCCTGCCCGTGCTCGCGCGCGTGCCGCAGGAGCCGCGGCTCTGCTTCGAGCTGCGCCGCGAGGACGAGGATCACACGGCGGCCCTGCTGCGGGAGGGCGTGGTGATGGCCGCGGTGACCTCGTCACCGGACCCCGTGCCGGGCTGCTCCGTGCGCCCGCTCGGGCGGATGCGCTATCTCCCCGTGGCCGCGCCGGACTTCGCCGCGCACCATCGCGGCGGGCCACTGGCACAGGTGCTCACCGAGGTGCCCGTGGTGGTCTTCGACCGGCGTGACGACTTCCAGGACGGCTTCGTCCGCGGGCTCACCCGGGGACGCAGCGGCGCGAGTGCGCTGCGGCACTACGTGCCGACCTCGGAGGGCTTCGTCGAGGCCGTCGCCGCCGGCCTGGGGTGGGGCCTGGTACCGGAGCCCCAGGCGGATCCCCTGCTGCGCGCGGGCCGGCTCGTCGGCATCGCCCCGGGCCGCACGGTCGACGTGCCGCTGTACTGGCAGCAGTGGAAGCTCGACTCGCCGGCGCTGGCGCAGGTGGCGGAGACGGTGACGGCGACCGCGGCGGAGACGCTGCGGGCCTGA
- a CDS encoding DUF1206 domain-containing protein, with the protein MNTSAMAQSGRFRARRMARGSVTEGAARAGFAARGVIYLLVGALALQIAFGDTGRQADRGGALQELAQKPFGAVLLWALGIGLVGMALWRLSEALFGSVGKDGRSARKRLMATVRFAFYVFVAYSVLSFALSRHQSGGSSDQQSRDATARVLEIPAGQWLVGAVGIGIVVAGGWIAVRAVLRKFHDKLRLGQMSHRTRQLVDVTGVVGGAARGLVFAVAGVFAVRAAIAYEADKAKGLDDTLRTFADTPLGPWLLVCVAAGLVLFGVFSFAMARWRRV; encoded by the coding sequence ATGAACACGAGTGCGATGGCACAGAGCGGTCGATTCCGGGCCCGGCGGATGGCGCGGGGTTCGGTGACCGAGGGGGCGGCACGGGCGGGCTTCGCCGCCCGGGGCGTGATCTATCTGCTCGTCGGAGCGCTGGCCCTGCAGATCGCCTTCGGCGACACCGGCCGCCAGGCCGACCGCGGGGGAGCCCTGCAGGAACTGGCGCAGAAGCCCTTCGGAGCGGTGCTGCTGTGGGCACTGGGCATCGGGCTCGTCGGCATGGCCCTGTGGAGGCTGTCCGAAGCGCTCTTCGGCTCGGTCGGCAAGGACGGCCGCAGCGCACGCAAACGGCTGATGGCGACGGTCCGCTTCGCGTTCTACGTCTTCGTCGCCTATTCGGTGCTGTCGTTCGCCCTCAGCCGCCACCAGAGTGGCGGATCCAGCGACCAGCAGTCCCGTGACGCCACGGCCAGGGTCCTGGAGATACCCGCCGGCCAGTGGCTGGTCGGCGCCGTCGGCATCGGGATCGTCGTGGCCGGCGGCTGGATCGCCGTACGCGCGGTGCTGCGCAAGTTCCACGACAAGCTCCGGCTGGGGCAGATGAGCCACCGGACGCGGCAGCTGGTGGACGTCACCGGCGTGGTCGGCGGCGCCGCCCGAGGGCTGGTCTTCGCGGTGGCCGGGGTCTTCGCCGTACGGGCCGCCATCGCCTACGAAGCCGACAAGGCCAAGGGCCTGGACGACACCCTGCGCACCTTCGCCGACACTCCACTCGGCCCCTGGCTTCTGGTCTGCGTCGCGGCCGGGCTGGTGCTCTTCGGAGTGTTCTCTTTCGCCATGGCCCGGTGGCGACGCGTCTGA
- a CDS encoding cyclic nucleotide-binding domain-containing protein, with the protein MTKAIKLLTALPPPQRQRLMTLAREVSFPEDARIFEADGPADRFWVIRSGAVSLDQQVNSLQRVTVASLGAGDLLGWSWLFPPYTWDFGAVAFSPVRAYEFDAGAVLKLCEEDSELGVMLVRNVAEVLAHRLEMTRGKLMEQYTLHRRGVL; encoded by the coding sequence ATGACCAAAGCGATCAAACTCCTGACCGCCCTGCCTCCGCCCCAGCGGCAGCGCCTGATGACGCTCGCCCGGGAGGTGTCCTTCCCCGAGGACGCCCGGATCTTCGAGGCGGACGGCCCGGCCGACCGCTTCTGGGTCATCCGCTCCGGCGCCGTCTCCCTGGACCAGCAGGTGAACTCCCTGCAGCGGGTGACCGTGGCCAGCCTCGGCGCGGGCGACCTGCTCGGCTGGTCGTGGCTCTTCCCGCCGTACACCTGGGACTTCGGCGCGGTGGCCTTCAGCCCGGTGCGGGCCTACGAGTTCGACGCGGGGGCCGTACTGAAGCTGTGCGAGGAGGACTCGGAGCTCGGGGTGATGCTGGTGCGCAACGTCGCCGAGGTGCTCGCGCACCGGCTGGAGATGACCCGGGGCAAGCTGATGGAGCAGTACACGCTGCACCGGCGCGGAGTCCTCTGA
- a CDS encoding FUSC family protein, with amino-acid sequence MRAAGRAVRARLRDRIAASDPGLLRLTAGLRTVGAIALTLAVLSLLGADVHILVAGAIAAMVATFAIREKQLGAQAVTLALGLPVALASVSLSAVLNTRVVVGDAFFVVLIFCAVYGRRFGDRGTALGLIGFQVYFLSLFVGATVDTLPELCGAMAVAFCSSALMRFAVVPATPTGVLLRLRLAFRARLAQLVSAQLELLDAPAEEMDKALKALRDGTARLHETAMMIQGQLEEGTPDESAARLVQRRIADAEIAAERLGLLLLTARTAERADTLTLHLPGAPAPTIAGPDMPDEAGATLRRDLLALHTLVLRAGSGDTGTGLAHVRNRLLGYRDEENLPPASAALQDVFRGIGESARSVLGLRIALDGPQDESDDSPATARSREELDAEDAAIDGGGEEDEQEEQTGLRRPTTRAAVQVAVGSSLAIVGGELLSTQRWYWAVLTCWIVFINTSSTGEILVKGYRRLLGTVFGVVAGIGLAGLVGNHTWTAFALVLVLIFAMFYSAPLSYTLMSFFVTAMLGLLYTLLHTYSLDVLVLRIEETALGAACGVVAAALVLPVQTDRRTNELLGTVLERLAEVTEAAVGQLSGGPADELLDKARDLDQALADLRAATQPLTHPVTPLRTRRNTARYVVALLETCAYHARTLAATAELLPTHPSIAADPRLRGAAGRTVRNIETIAVRVADEHAGAQVETGPSIASLLGSDAGTPRYGRITDRVLRHLERLDEAVVGLARPLGVPVAAPKG; translated from the coding sequence GTGAGGGCAGCGGGACGCGCGGTGCGGGCACGACTGCGGGACCGGATCGCGGCGTCCGACCCCGGTCTGCTGCGGTTGACGGCCGGATTGCGGACGGTCGGCGCGATCGCACTGACGCTGGCCGTGCTCTCCCTGCTCGGCGCCGACGTGCACATTCTGGTGGCGGGGGCCATAGCGGCGATGGTCGCCACCTTCGCCATCCGGGAGAAGCAGCTCGGGGCTCAGGCCGTGACCCTGGCTCTGGGGCTTCCGGTGGCCCTGGCCTCGGTGTCCCTGAGCGCGGTGCTCAACACGCGGGTCGTGGTCGGTGACGCCTTCTTCGTCGTCCTGATCTTCTGCGCGGTCTACGGCCGCCGCTTCGGCGACCGGGGCACCGCGCTCGGGTTGATCGGTTTCCAGGTCTACTTCCTGTCGCTGTTCGTCGGCGCCACCGTCGACACGCTGCCCGAGCTGTGCGGTGCCATGGCCGTGGCGTTCTGCTCCAGTGCCCTGATGCGCTTCGCGGTCGTGCCCGCGACTCCCACGGGCGTGCTGCTGCGGCTGCGCCTGGCCTTCCGTGCCCGGCTGGCCCAGCTGGTGTCCGCTCAGCTCGAACTCCTCGACGCCCCCGCGGAGGAGATGGACAAGGCGCTGAAGGCCCTGCGCGACGGCACCGCGCGGCTGCACGAGACGGCCATGATGATCCAGGGACAGCTGGAGGAGGGCACCCCGGACGAGTCGGCGGCACGGCTCGTGCAGCGCAGGATCGCCGACGCCGAGATCGCCGCCGAGCGGCTCGGCCTGTTGCTGCTGACCGCCCGCACCGCCGAACGGGCCGACACACTGACCCTGCACCTGCCGGGCGCGCCCGCACCGACGATCGCCGGTCCGGACATGCCGGACGAGGCCGGCGCCACGCTCCGCCGCGATCTGCTGGCGCTGCACACCCTGGTACTGCGGGCGGGAAGCGGCGACACGGGCACCGGGCTGGCCCATGTACGCAACCGGCTCCTCGGCTACCGGGACGAGGAGAACCTGCCGCCCGCGTCGGCAGCCCTCCAGGACGTCTTCCGCGGCATCGGCGAGTCGGCCCGCTCCGTGCTCGGGCTGCGGATCGCGCTGGACGGTCCCCAGGACGAGTCGGACGACTCCCCGGCGACGGCCCGTTCCCGCGAGGAACTGGACGCCGAGGACGCCGCGATCGACGGCGGTGGCGAAGAGGACGAGCAGGAAGAGCAGACCGGACTGCGGCGGCCCACCACCCGTGCGGCCGTGCAGGTCGCCGTCGGCTCGTCGCTGGCCATCGTGGGCGGCGAGCTGCTGTCCACGCAGCGCTGGTACTGGGCGGTGCTGACGTGCTGGATCGTCTTCATCAACACGTCATCGACGGGCGAGATCCTGGTCAAGGGGTACCGGCGGCTGCTGGGGACGGTGTTCGGCGTCGTGGCCGGCATCGGGCTCGCGGGTCTGGTCGGCAACCACACCTGGACGGCTTTCGCCCTGGTCCTGGTGCTGATCTTCGCGATGTTCTACTCGGCGCCGCTGTCGTACACGCTGATGTCGTTCTTCGTCACCGCGATGCTGGGGCTGCTGTACACGCTGCTGCACACCTACAGCCTCGATGTGCTCGTGCTGCGGATCGAGGAGACGGCGCTCGGCGCGGCCTGCGGGGTGGTGGCGGCGGCGCTGGTGCTGCCGGTGCAGACGGATCGCCGTACGAACGAGCTGCTCGGCACCGTGCTGGAGCGGCTGGCCGAGGTCACCGAGGCCGCGGTCGGCCAGCTCAGCGGCGGGCCGGCGGACGAGCTGCTGGACAAGGCGCGCGACCTGGACCAGGCGCTGGCCGATCTGCGGGCCGCGACCCAGCCGCTGACCCACCCGGTCACGCCGCTGCGGACCCGGCGCAACACGGCCCGGTACGTGGTGGCGCTGCTGGAGACGTGCGCGTACCACGCGCGGACGCTGGCGGCGACCGCCGAGCTGCTGCCCACGCATCCCTCGATCGCGGCGGACCCGCGACTGCGCGGGGCCGCCGGGCGCACGGTGCGCAACATCGAGACCATCGCGGTCCGGGTCGCCGACGAGCACGCGGGCGCGCAGGTCGAGACCGGGCCGAGCATCGCCTCCCTGCTGGGATCCGACGCGGGCACACCGCGCTACGGCCGCATCACCGACCGCGTGCTGCGGCATCTGGAGCGGCTGGACGAGGCCGTGGTGGGTCTCGCCCGGCCGCTGGGTGTGCCGGTGGCGGCGCCCAAGGGGTGA
- a CDS encoding aminotransferase class I/II-fold pyridoxal phosphate-dependent enzyme, which translates to MTADHTRAPVLEALDEYRRKGHLSFTPPGHKQARGADPAVREILGDAVFHGDVLASGGLDDRLTRGRVLQRAQELMADAVHAEHTFFSTCGSSLSVKAAMLSVAGPHEKLLVGRDAHKSVVAGLIISGIEPVWVEPRWDAERKLAHPPSAEEFDQAFEAHPDARGALVTSPTPYGGCADLRAIADVCHRRSRPLIVDEAWGAHLPFHPDLPSWAMDAGADICVTSIHKMGSGLEQGSVFHLQGDLVPPELLGMRADLLGTTSPSVLIFAGLDGWRRQMALHGQELMGGALDLAAGVRAAIEEIDGLHVNDRDDFCGSGLSDDFDPLPGVIDLTGLGITGFQAADWLREHRHIDAHLVDHRRIGAQITHGDDRETTGQLLEALRDLAHAAPELPRAPRVEVPSPAELRMEQAVLPRDAFFGPAESMPVGEAAGRIAAEMITPYPPGIPAVLPGERLTEPVLAYLRTGLDAGMHLPDPEDPELETVRVLAE; encoded by the coding sequence ATGACTGCCGACCACACGCGAGCACCGGTTCTGGAAGCCCTGGACGAGTACCGACGCAAGGGACATCTGTCGTTCACTCCCCCCGGGCACAAGCAGGCCCGCGGCGCCGATCCGGCGGTCCGGGAGATCCTCGGTGACGCGGTGTTCCACGGGGACGTGCTGGCCTCGGGCGGTCTGGACGACCGGCTCACCCGGGGCCGGGTGCTGCAACGGGCCCAGGAGCTGATGGCCGACGCGGTGCACGCCGAGCACACGTTCTTCAGCACGTGCGGGAGTTCCCTGTCGGTGAAGGCCGCGATGCTGTCGGTCGCCGGGCCGCACGAGAAGCTGCTGGTCGGGCGTGACGCCCACAAGTCGGTGGTGGCCGGGCTGATCATCTCCGGTATCGAGCCGGTCTGGGTCGAGCCCCGGTGGGACGCCGAGCGGAAGCTCGCCCATCCCCCGTCCGCCGAGGAGTTCGACCAGGCCTTCGAGGCGCATCCGGACGCGCGCGGCGCGCTGGTCACGAGCCCCACGCCGTACGGCGGCTGCGCGGACCTGCGGGCGATCGCCGATGTCTGTCACCGGCGCTCGCGGCCGCTGATCGTCGACGAGGCGTGGGGCGCGCATCTGCCGTTCCACCCGGATCTTCCGTCCTGGGCGATGGACGCGGGCGCGGACATCTGCGTGACCAGCATCCACAAGATGGGCAGCGGTCTGGAGCAGGGCTCCGTCTTCCATCTGCAGGGCGACCTGGTGCCGCCGGAGCTGCTGGGGATGCGCGCGGACCTGCTGGGCACCACCAGCCCCTCGGTGCTGATCTTCGCGGGTCTGGACGGCTGGCGGCGGCAGATGGCGCTGCACGGCCAGGAGCTGATGGGCGGTGCGCTGGACCTCGCGGCCGGGGTCCGGGCCGCCATCGAGGAGATCGACGGACTGCACGTCAACGACCGGGACGACTTCTGCGGCTCCGGCCTGTCCGACGACTTCGACCCGCTGCCCGGCGTCATCGACCTCACCGGGCTCGGCATCACGGGCTTCCAGGCGGCGGACTGGCTGCGCGAGCACCGGCACATCGACGCGCATCTGGTGGACCACCGCCGCATCGGCGCGCAGATCACCCATGGCGACGACCGGGAGACCACCGGGCAGTTGCTGGAGGCGCTGCGGGACCTCGCGCATGCCGCGCCGGAGCTGCCCAGGGCACCACGGGTGGAGGTGCCGTCTCCGGCGGAGCTGCGGATGGAGCAGGCGGTGCTGCCCCGGGACGCCTTCTTCGGCCCGGCCGAGTCCATGCCGGTCGGTGAGGCGGCCGGGCGGATCGCGGCCGAGATGATCACGCCGTATCCCCCGGGCATCCCCGCGGTCCTCCCGGGCGAGCGGCTGACGGAGCCGGTGCTGGCGTACCTGCGGACGGGGCTGGACGCGGGCATGCACCTGCCCGACCCGGAGGACCCGGAGCTGGAGACGGTGCGGGTCCTCGCGGAGTGA